In the Helicobacter cetorum MIT 99-5656 genome, GGTGTTTTTTCTTAAAATGGTTTGATAAAAAAATTTCTAGTAATAATTGGCACATTCAAAAAGTAGAAATGGGTAACAGAACTTATGATATTGATACCATGCTGGCTGATAGCGCTTTTAGAGAAAATGAAGAAGAGCAAGACTCACTTGTTAACACCGCCTTACCCAAAGATAAGGCTATAAGTGATGCTAAAGAGTTAGAAAGAAAGGAAAAAAGAAGGCATTGGTATGAACTCTTTAAAAAGAAGTCCAAACCTAAAAATGCTATGGGGGAGTTTGTATTTGACCAAAAGGAAAATCGTATTTATGGAAAGGGCTATTGCAACCGGTATTTTGCAAGCTATTCGTGGTATGGGACTCATCATATTGAAATTGAAGATAGCGGCATTTCAAGGAAAGTGTGTAAAGATGAGGTTTTAATGGCGTTTGAATTGAAGTTTATGGAAAATTTTAAAGGTAGCTTTATAGTAACTAAGGATAAAAACACACTCATTTTAGACAACGAAAAAATGAAAATTTACTTAGTAACGCCATAAGGATTATAGAAGATTTTATTCGTATAATCCTAATTATAATTTAATGTTTTTAACAGGGCTAAACTTAAAAAATCAAACTAGGATAGATTGCCTATCTATGTTATTATATTATAAAAAATAATTTATACTACAAAAATATTTTTCACGCTATTTTCTATCATTTCTAATAAGTTAAAGCGTTTTCTATAAAAGGAGCGTTTTTTTGAAGGATAGTCATTCAAATCTTTATGCGTGTGCAATAAATTAAAATAGGTTTTCTTGCCAATAGTAATGTATTCAGCTTTGCACTCTTTAAAAAAGGCGTCGTAGTCTTTTATGTAGCGGGTATCGTTTTCTTGTCTGTGTTGCTCATTGCTCGCTTGAAATTCATTTAAAATACCTAGAGTTTTATCGCATTTAAAAAGCCTTGTGAATATCTTTTGTAACTCTATGAGTAAGAAATGCGGTTGCATATAACAAT is a window encoding:
- a CDS encoding META domain-containing protein — protein: MNLRLMVMSVAGAFVFSGCFFLKWFDKKISSNNWHIQKVEMGNRTYDIDTMLADSAFRENEEEQDSLVNTALPKDKAISDAKELERKEKRRHWYELFKKKSKPKNAMGEFVFDQKENRIYGKGYCNRYFASYSWYGTHHIEIEDSGISRKVCKDEVLMAFELKFMENFKGSFIVTKDKNTLILDNEKMKIYLVTP